Within the Streptomyces sp. R41 genome, the region TCTGCTGAAGGCCAACATCTCCACGATGGTCGGCCACCTCTACGACGGCCCGGACGACCCGCGCCGTGACGGTGGCTTCACGCTCTTCTACATCGGCATCAACCTGGGTGCCTTCGCCGCGCCGCTGATCATCGGCACCGTCGGTGAGAACGTGAACTGGCACCTGGGCTTCGCGCTCGCCGCGCTCGGCATGGCCCTCGGCCTCGCCCAGTACCTGCTCGGCGGCCGTCACCTCAGCGCCCGCTCGCACGAGGTCCCCACGCCGCTGTCCGCCGAGGAGAAGGCCGCGACGCTGCGCAAGTCCGCGATGTGGGCCGCCGTCGCCGTCGTCTTCTACGCGATCGTCGGCTTCTCCGGTCACTACACGCTGAACTGGCTGCTGGTCCCGATCACGCTCGCCGGTCTGATCATCCCGATCATGGTCATCGGCCGCATCAAGCGGGACAAGGACCTGGACCGCGCCGACCAGTCGAAGATGTCCGCGTACATCTGGTTCTTCGTCGCCGCGGCCGTCTTCTGGATGATCTACGACCAGGGCGGCTCGACGATGTCGATCTTCGCCGACTCGTCCGCCGAGAACACCATCTTCGGCTGGGAGTTCCCGGTCTCCTGGTACCAGTCCGTCAACCCGGTCATGATCATGGCGCTCGCCCCGGTCTTCGCCTGGGCGTGGCTGGCGCTCAACAAGCGCGGCAAGGAGCCGAGCACGGCCACGAAGTTCGCGTCGGGTCTGATCCTGATCGGCGCGTCCTTCTTCCTCTTCCTCGCTCCGCTGACGATCGCCCAGGACGGCCACAAGGCCGCCGCGATGTGGCTGGTCGCCATCTACTTCGTGCAGACCGTCGGTGAGCTGACGCTCTCTCCGGTCGGCCTCTCCGTCACCACGAAGATGGCCCCCGCGAAGTACGCCTCCCAGATGATGGGTGTCTGGTTCCTGGCCGTCACCGCCGGTGACGCCACGACCGGTCTGCTCTCCATCGCCGAGGTCGACCTCAACAAGACGGGCATCGTCGCTCTGGAGGCCACGCTCGCCGTGGTCGCCGGTGTCGCGGTGTGGATGTACCGCAAGAAGGTCAAGCAGCTCATGGGCGACGTCCACTGACGTACGCGTAGCGCTTGTCCATACGAAGGGCCCCGCACCACTCGGTGCGGGGCCCTTCGGCGGCTGGGGTGGGGTTTGTTTCGCCCCCTCCGCCCCTGCCCGTTCCCGTCCCCCGGGGGCTGCGCCCCCAGACCCCCCCTAAAAGATCGCGCAGTTCCCCGCGCCCCTGAGAAGGGGCGCGGGGAACTGCGCGACAAGCGCCCACGGGCAGGGGCGGAGGGGGCGAAGAAACCCCCGAGCGAGTTCAGCGCAGGCGCCGCCCCGGTAGGAACGTGAAGACCGCTCCGCCGAGCAGGATCACGGTCCCCGCGACCAGCCCGAGGGCCTTCAGCGCCCCATGGCTGTCGGAGCCCGTCTCCGCGAGACCCCCGCTGGACGACGTACCGCCCGAGCCGGAGGAGCCGCCCCCCGACGCGCCGCTCGCCTGTTCCGTGGTGTCCAGGGTCAGGGAGACCTCCGTCTTGGACGGGGTGCACGTCGTGGTCGTGCCCAGGGCCTTCACGGTCAGGACGCCCGGGGAGAGGGTCGAACTGCCGCTCGCGCCGGGCTTGTAGGTGCCCGTGAGGTCGGGGATCTCGATCGGGTCGCCCGACTTGATCTCCTTGGCGTTGGTCGGGCCCTCGACATGGACCGTGCCCTTGTCGGAGCCGCCCAGCACGACCTCCATCGACGGCTTGACCGAGTCCGCGGGGATGTCGGCCGGGCTGTCCATGACGGACTTCTTGAACTGGACGGTGAGGTCGAAACTCCCGCCGTTCTTCTTGGCGTTGATCTGCACGGGGGACGTGGCGCTCTTGTCGCCGATGGGCGTCTTGCACTCGTAGGGGATGGAGACTTCCTTGCCGGTGAAGTCCGTCTGACCGCCGCTGTCCCCTCCGCTGGAGCCGCCGCCCGTGTCGCTTCCGCCGGTGCCCCCGGTGTCGCTCGCGCTCGGCGAAGGCGTCCCGGAGCCGGTGGGCAGCTCCGTCGGCAGCGTGGGCAGCCCCGTCGGCAGGGTCGGTGTCCCCGTCGGAAGTCCGCCCGTCGTACCGCCCGAACTCCCTCCGCTCCCCGTCACCTTGATCGTCGCCGCGGACTGCACCGTCTCCTTGGGAGTGCACTTCGTGTCGGTGGACACCGGTTTGCTGACGTTGATGTTGTACGCGTCCGGGGTCAGCGTGACGTCACCCGCCGCCGTCAGCTTCAGCTTGCCCGTCATGTCGGACAGCTTCATGTCGCTGTTCTTGGGGATCGCCGGGTTCGACCGGGGCCCCTCCATGGCGATGTCCGCCGTCTGCGCACCGCCCGCCTTCAGCGTGCCCGTCGGCTTGACCGTGTCCTTCTCCAGGTCGATGACGTCGGGATTCTTGGACGCCGCCTGGACGAACTTCCAGGTGATGGTGACCTCGTCGCCCACCTTCGCCTCGGCCGGCGCGGTGATCTCCACCTTCGTCGTGCCCTCGACCGGGGGGAGCCCGGAGATCGAGGGCGGAACGCACTCCGTCTTGTACGCCACCTCGGCGGCCTGCGCCGGGGCCGCGGCCACACCCAGCAGGATGCCCGCGCCGCCGAGCATCAGCGCGACCCCGGCCGCGCTCACTCTGCGTCCGGCCGTCGGTACCACTCTCCGTTGCGTGCTCACGTATTTCCCTTCGTCGTCGGGCTGTTCTCTTGCGGTGCGGAGAGCTGACCGTTCGCCGTGGTGCCCGGATCGCTGTCCGGCGTGAACCACGGCAGGGCCGGGGTCGTGGAGGTCTTCGACGACACCGGCGCGGGGGCCGGTGGCGGGCTCGACTTCGGTATGCGGAAGGAAAGTTCGGGCAGGCGCAGACCCCGGTGCCGACCCCCGCGCCCGTTCGACCTGCGCGGCCGCACCCGGTCCACCACGGCCATCCCGATGCGGAACACCGCCCCAGGTACGACCACGCAGAGCAGGATCCAGAAGAGGGTCACGCCCCAGGGGCGGCCCACGCCCCACGGCTGCTCGGCGAGCACCTTTCCGCCGTACTTCAGGGAGACGGTGTAGTCGCCGTGCGCACCGGCGGACAGTTCGACCGGGAGTGTGATCTGCGCCTTCCTGCCGGGCGCGATCGTGCCGCGCCATTGCTGTTCCTCCCACTGCGGGGCGAACACCCCGTGGGAGGTGCCGACCTGGAAGACCGGGTTCTTCACGGGGGCGGTGCCGACGTTGCCGACGGTGAAGACGAGCTTGCGGGAGGGGGGTGAGCCGAACCAGGTGAGCAGGCCGCTCGACCCGTCGAGCCGGGTGTCCGTCAGCACCGAGAGCCGGCCGCCGCTCTCCTCCTTCGGCAGCGGCTCGACCGAGTGTCCGGCCACCATGAAGATGGCGTCGGCGTCCGCCTTCTCCCCCGTGACCGTGGCGACGTGCACCACGCACGGACACGGCTTGGGCGGCTCGGTGACCGGCAGCCGCTTGCTGAAGTTGCCCTTCGCGTCGGTGGTGACGGCCCGGCCGTCGGCGTTGGCACAGGAGTTGGTGCCGCCGATCACGCCCCGGGACGGCACGGACTGCCCGCAGATCAGCATCATCAGCAAGGTCTTGGGCCGCCATCCGCTGCCGGTCACCGTGATCGAACCACCCGTCCCCGCCTGGGACTCGGACAGCTTCACACTCGGTTTCCCGTCGGCGGACACAGCGGCCGTCCCCGCCAGCGGGACCAGGACGAGCGCGAGCACCGCCCCCAGCGCCGCCATCCGCACCTTGACGCTCACGACACCGCTCCCGTCAACTCGACTTCCGTACGCGGCTCTTCCTCACGCGCCTCGCCGCCCGGCCCACGACGCCTGTGTCGCCGCACGACCAGCCAGGCACCCACCACCGCCACGAGTCCGCACCCGGCCCCGGCGACCGCGCCCCACGGCACGAAGCGCGCCGACGCGGAAGCCGTGTCGCGCGCCCCGCCCGCCGCCGTCACCGTCAGCCGCACGTCGACCGCGTC harbors:
- a CDS encoding oligopeptide:H+ symporter, which produces MASSLTKDSVPPAPTGTSGSEKTFFGHPRGLATLFMTEMWERFSYYGMKALLPLYLVAPGGLHLSAASATAIYSVYLSLVYLLALPGGWFADRVLGPRKTVAVAGLIIMLGHLTLALPSSGTFYGGLGLVAIGSGLLKANISTMVGHLYDGPDDPRRDGGFTLFYIGINLGAFAAPLIIGTVGENVNWHLGFALAALGMALGLAQYLLGGRHLSARSHEVPTPLSAEEKAATLRKSAMWAAVAVVFYAIVGFSGHYTLNWLLVPITLAGLIIPIMVIGRIKRDKDLDRADQSKMSAYIWFFVAAAVFWMIYDQGGSTMSIFADSSAENTIFGWEFPVSWYQSVNPVMIMALAPVFAWAWLALNKRGKEPSTATKFASGLILIGASFFLFLAPLTIAQDGHKAAAMWLVAIYFVQTVGELTLSPVGLSVTTKMAPAKYASQMMGVWFLAVTAGDATTGLLSIAEVDLNKTGIVALEATLAVVAGVAVWMYRKKVKQLMGDVH